In Apis mellifera strain DH4 linkage group LG1, Amel_HAv3.1, whole genome shotgun sequence, the sequence aatacaaaagtaaattttcttttccaaatcgTGTCTatcaaagtataaaaaaagggaaaagaaaaatacgagagagagataacAAAAGATAATATGAACATCGGTTTGCAAGGAAATGGAACGATCTCGATACGAAGACCAGAAGGCCACGATTATTTAACGAGATCGcgaaacaaagagaaaaatattatcccgCTGCTTGCACAATCCTTGCAAAAGCGAGTTTTGCTGCGGAAAGGTCGACTTCTGCCAAAGTCTCTTGGTTCGCTCGTATCGACTATCACTTTCACTCATCGAGataccctttttttttctttttttttttttaacgcgcTGTCGATCTCGAAACAAAGGAACGAAGAGGCAATGAAtacaaaaagagagaaaaagaggagaataaTTGCACGGGTCGATCGTGTAATTCATTagtcgagagagagacgaaCCGTTGAATGGGCAGCAATTTTCGGTAATCGTCGATTGCACGACTCGATGAGTCGTTATTCAGATCCGCGTTACGTATCCGGACTGGCGGCAGTCGGAGTGGAAGAAAGGGTCTTCAGGATTAAAAGTTGCACAGCTCGAGTGCAGACGGGGtacggaggaggaggcggaggaggGGTCGTTGTTAAAAAGGGGAGAAAATTTACGCCTGAAAAGAGATGCCGCACGGTGAAAAGGAGGAACGAGAGGGCTCGAGATGTACGGGGTGTTTCAccagagagagaagaatggtGCGTTGATGTAGCCACGGTTGAGAGCATGTTTTTTGGTAAATATTGTCTTGTTTCCGAGACTTAGATGCAGGTAGGAAATTCGGGTATAAAGTTTATTACACAGAGCGGtttctcgtttaattaaaaaaaaaagttggaaattattttacgatcGCGATTAATTTGACTGATTAATCAAATTtggagataattaattttaacgagaaaaaggaaaggaatattcgtaatattatcgaattgaattacaattacaaaagttcaaaaaaaaaaattaacattatattttcaattcattgtaAAGTAATTTTACCGAATCagtattattccaattttaaaccATTCCGTAATTTAAtctacaaaattgaaaaataaacaagaatgtaagaattaaattgatcttcatgaattttaaattttatttattatttaaatacgaaatgatatttatattccatttttctacTCGTTTATCGATAactatattccaaaaaaaaatagtcgaAATTTGGTATATTATAGCAAGATACAAATCCCATTGGTCGAGCTGTACTTACGATCGTCCGGTATACGTCATATTTGACGAACGAATTCGACTGTATGACGGGCCATGGTTATGGTGGAAATGCTAGGGATTTTATCCGCGGCAATGAAGCGTTTTGTCGACGGTGAACAGGGGGGCCACCGAAATTCGGCCGGTCGAACAAGAAAAGCCCGAATCGGAACTGTCGTCGCCAGCCGAATAATTCGTTCCCTTCGAAACGCCATTTTCGAAACCGTTCAACACGCTCGGATCCATTCGATTAATGAAACTGGTTTTCAACCGATTCGAATTGATATAGAGGTATAGAGACCGTTTCACGCGAAATCGTGCAATATTTGTCAACGTTCATTTGGATTAAAatgtcttttaaatttatgaggTAGGAGGAAAGATTTTTTGATAACGAacttctttgaaattaattattccaggaaattaaaatttcaatcttcgaTTCTTATTCAGGTTTTGAAGATTAATTAAGTGAGGAAGGAAAGGATTGGAACgattgagaaaaattggagAGTGATAGgattaacctaacctaacttaacctaaaataatcaaatattttatttcaagataaGTTTGATTGgagaaagaaacaataattaagataaacatTGACTTAagttaagattattaaattagttcttttttttaattgaatctacttacaaaaaaaatttattaaaaatagatattactaatacgaaaagtataaaaaaaaattcattccaaGCCAAATCTTCTTaacttcttatatattttataaccttGCAACGAACAAGGATCATAAAAGCGATGTCAGGGTCTCGTTTTACTGGTTTTTGAATATGGTTCGCTTGTTCTTACATAATTTAATGCAATTCTCGCAGCGACCAaggtgaaattattattatcctattAGCGGGATCGTTGCTGAAaccagaataaataattacctaATTGAATAGTGGAttgcgtattttttttttttttatagcgaAGATTCTaacttattaattagaatcatATTAATTAGTCTGAAGCATGCATGTGATGTATCAAGTTAAGTAGAATTGATATGATAAATGCATgttgttttatttctctctaaaAGCAAATAGATGTATatctgtatatacatatttcagtAGATCTAGACAATGTAtcgtttaatcgaaaatttcattagatAAACGAAAGTGAAAGTAACAATGTATGCATGCAATAgtgttcaaatattaatttaatttccttttatatttcaatagaaCAATGATTACACATATTGATTCGCTAccatttataaacaaaaattttgtaaacaaCAAGGATAATAAACtactattattgataaaaaaatgttaaatatcgtatcacttaatttaaaattgctatatatatcgtataataataaacaatcatACGTGTATAAGAATCGCATTATGTCTTTAATAACTTAACCTATAAAGTTAACGAAATACTCTCGCACGCACTCTTCCACACGAagtatgtaaaaagaaaaacaaagggAAAAGATCAAAAGCAATGTTCCTTTCAAGATTCTTTCACatcactgttttttttttctttctttctttttctttaaattaagtttaacaCTGCTCAGTTGCCCGAACATGTAATCACTCGGCGTTGTTGAAGCGATACGGTCTTATCGTCAAGTTTCAACCTTTTTCTACGATAGGTTGGCGCTCGAATCGCCAGCGGTTCTCCGCGATTATGGCGGCGTCCGCGCGTAACCGCGATAAAACGTTATTGCCCTCGCGGCTGTCCGGATAGGAACGGAAAAGTGAAATCGCGGTCACAGGTAGGGTCGTGGAGCGTTGCTCCACGAAATCGATTATCGGGTAAATTACCATAATATCGTTGCCGTTGAATCGCTGCTCATTAGGACAAAGGTAAATTCACGTTTGAGAAAAAGTTATTCTAACCGGAAGAGGTTAGAATACATGGTtccgaaaatttattaaaacattataccACGATTTTCATAGCATTCTCCAAATGAGAACTAACATTTACTTAGAGAATTTGacttacgaaatattttatggaatttttgaaaatacttaTCTTGTTTGCAAAAATGgacttgtattatttttttttttttattatttaattcatacgTCGCAGATTGAAGCGAATTATATTcttgattattcaatttttcgtaAAGTTCAAACAACGTGTTTTAATCGTTCGATTTAATCCAGTTTATATAACTGTATAAGAATTGTTCCATTTCTCATCTAGAAATTCGATTTGTCTTGTTGGAAATCTCGCGATACGAGGAAAGAAATTGTATCTCACTGTCTTTGATACTCTTAACGAAATTAACTCGTACATGGACCATTAATAAATGGGACGGCagataattatttccaatctcCCCAGctggaaaataaattaggaACAATTACGGACAGTCTTTGTATCTTTTAACAATGGTCAAACGTAATACGTGTATGTACATATCAACTCAACGATACGATTGTGCACTATTATGTGTACTCTATctctatttcaataaattttctttttttttttctccgttAATTTTCTAACGTAAATACGGATATTATCAAGAAACATTGTGTAATATAGGTTATATCCTTATTAAGTTTCTATGTGGCAATGATATCTGAATTTTGTTCTGTGTTGTAGACGTAATAAAATATGCGGAATTTATCGATACGATTATCACCTATCTTCGTGCATTCATGGCctcaattatgaataaattattattatattatcgggATAGAAATCGGGTTATCATCAATGCCGTTCTGCTTATAGCGAAAAAGATTCATAactaaaaatatgtttcttgaataattaattgctGGCCTTGTATAAATAcaagaattgaataaattttatatatggatCACTCACAGAAAATTCAAGCAATttaggattattaaaaatataaattattgttttatgtaaaataaactgtttttatttatttgattgtttcttaaaaatttaaaacgaaatatcctaaaatggaatatttccaataccaatttttcatatttgcaTTTAAATCACTAAATAAGATTTACTAGatcaaaaattcagaaatttcagaatttcaaaaatttaaaaacttcgatttttaaatatcttctatAAAATGCTATATTGCATTAATGAACAGTTATTTCGAAAGTGAATATTATCAAGTTTCATCAATCTAATaatgatttctattttatattagatttcaaatttcctatatatgtaataactttcaatttcaaatatgaaatttatataattatttaaataataatttttaaatcaaattttataatcctaTTATTCCTTCAAATCTACATACTTGAAAGAGCTTGTTTCTCATATGAATGCAATGTGACATAAGTATATCATGTCGTACGATTTAATGGTGGTCTTTGCCGAATTTCAATGATCCTAGAGAGTTTAATCTTTATTGCGTTCTCCGAGTGCTTAATAATCTCTATCGGGAAACACGAGCTCGTGATGATTTGTATTCGACCACTACTGTCACATGGTCTACATCATACCTTACAAACTCGAGGTTGTCTTTATTGTATCCCTCGCGTTCTGTTTGTCCTGCATTGCGTATCACATGTTTATGATTACCAAGTTCTGGAAGTCTGTCATATACGAGTCTATAGCTATGCTTTACAACTTACTAAAGgcaaacatatatacatatacgataTAGAACATAGAGCAACTTCTTtactcaaatatatatattacattgaattaattaaactttcatGTATCCAGTTTCTCTGTCTAAGAAATATGCAGTTATATTCACGTAGTATCTACTTATGTACAACTTCAGAACTGTAAAGTGCGCATGCTCAGACAAATAGAACGAAAAAAGATGGATACGTTGATCAGTTGACCTTATCGTGTTGATTAAGatgttttcgtttaatttttctcattgaCCTATATTTAGTTgtaatagttaaaatatcactttattatcattatcaattaaaaatatcttttgtatttttttatatcttttgtttttttaggttaattttctccaaatatttcatttttatagaatagattaacttaaaatatacttctaaaataataatttatattaaatattatcgatattttataatataattaagaatattattataaacattacttacaaattcgattttcaatcatttaatatacatctcgtatacaatataatataattttgtcaatCAGAATATTTGATTGTTTACGTCGATTGAAATATCCTTGTGAGATTGACATGAAAAAATCATGTAATCTGCATtgtattaagttattatttctCAACTGATAAAGCGGTTAAATGCGCAATTTCAATCGACAATAGTCTATAGAAGTAATTACAGCTTCTATTTTCGTATCTACCTTTTAACtgataattctttcttaatgTATACGTGtagctatatataatatttcttgaattatttgaattattgatgTTTTTAGATTACATCAttgtaagattttttaaatattctgctTCTCACGTTTCTCatagaaaatataagtttatacAATGCAAGTCCGATTTTAGTTTCtggactcttttttttttttaacgattcaaGATACTAATATCGatggatatttcatttttctataaatggcGCGTGTTTACTCGACGAATGaatatcagaatattaaagtttcttttattgGTTTCCTGGGAAATAGCTCGTCAAATGAGAATGTaggaaatagtaaataaaaatatattctgaaaaaaaaaagattttttattattattttgaaattgggacgataataattatttcaaaatgttaaaaattatagaaatattattaatgtgtatgtgtgttatagtgatattatattttctattatattttaaattgatagaaGATGGAAtggtagaaattaatataatttaatatttaattttataatcttgtaatattatttgttagagtatttttctctttaaatcattaaaagttaaatatggctgttgaaattaattccaaatatatacatttatacgtatgttaaaattaatattctatttcagacagattgataaatttattggtTGGTTTATATTTGTTGTAATAGGGTCAAGTTCAATGTATACTCGTTGATCTGAAACAGAAATACGTACATATTTTGATCCATACAAGAtgacgaaatatttaatgtctTAAGCTTGGCATCAAcaccttaaaaatattattataattagaaaaaaatatatttgattaaaatttagaatttcactatttcattaatttcattaattgaaatttaattaaaattagattaattaaggattgtaatattatttacaaataatatgtaCTTATAcagataaataatacataattatttccatttcaattATCCAAAGCTTCCATtcctaattaataaattcaatcatcaaagttttcaatctatttttcaaaagaatattaccagataacaatttataaaatataatattatatacaacacaaaatatagaatttcattaGATCAGATCAGAAATTCAAATtagttttaacttttaatctgatgttcttctttttattaagaataaagattcaatcttaaaatttgataaagagaagaaatgaaTGTTCTCAAAAAAGATGTCTATTAATGTCTACGATTCGTTATAAGTGTTAATTCGTTTAGAGctttttttatatccaatCCTTCATTAATATCATCACAATTAtgcaatgaaaatttcatttatattcttatcaatgtaataatatcttttaggTGCAATTTCAGCTCACATGAAGAAAGTGAGGGAGCAGATGGCTGGCATTTTGTCACGTATTCCCGAGCAAGGTGTTGTGAATTGGAACAAGATTCCTGAAGGAGCGAACACTACCTCTACCACCAAGGTTAGTCACGCGTAAATATTATGCTCATTTCCTCGCTCGGCCAATCAGTTCACTGACTCAAATTCGTTCCTTCGGTCGAAACCCTTTGTTACAATATATGCATACATGTACATATCTAGTATTATCTTTATGCAACGATACATTTGAATACTATAATAAGAAGTAATtctattaatctttatatttaattattttaatatatttaatatttgtctaatcttactttattaaaaaaataatgttatattaaagatatgtaaatattacatataaattgtacaacattataaattaaaattaatcaagatttaatgttaaatgttaaatgtaattataaatcaacatTCTATAatcatctttaaatattttcttcaaaaagatatttctacGTAGCTTTAAGCTCAAAGTAGAGACAATATACCACAATAATTCAGCCTTTTACCTCTTGTGaaagatgaaataatgaaacaagATTCTCCAACTTTAGCATtactcaaatataattaatggtaCTACTTAAGAGTTGAAGTACAAGTAACATGTACATGTCCCTCTCTGAATACGTGCAATATACATTGTCGTAATTTACGTAATGAATTGCGTAACGAAATCTGCACATCAATGCCGATCCGGTTGCTACATTTCCTGGGATGAACTAACTGCTGTGCCACTTGAACTGATGTGCAgcatttaagtttttaatttataattccttGAAAAGCGTGTTTCACCttaaaatgtaattgtatTGCATCCAAGTTAATGTAGATACGGttctacaaaattaaattaaaaattgttattttggaaattttttttcaaccttttaaaaagaagttaaaaatCTATCTTACCTAATTTTCTATACTaaacattttttgattatcatactatatttatctatcatcattatatttatttttagattatatcttttatattatgttgtattattatattgcatactaatatcattgtttttttAGATCATCGATGGACACGTGGTAACCATTAATGAAACGACTTATACCGATGGTAGCGACGACTACAGTACACTGATCCGCGTCCGTGTGATCGACGTGAGACCCCAGAATGAAACAATCTTGACAACGGTGAGCAGCGAAGCGGACAGCGATGTGACCACTTTGCCTACACTTATCGGAAAGAATGAGACCAGCACCCAATCTTCAAGGAGTGTGGAAAGCGTCGAGGATTTCGACAACGAGATACCGAAGAACCAAGGAGATGTATTAACTGCTTGAAGCagtgaagaaataatttaaaaggcAATGTCAGATTAATTGAATCCGAAAGATCcattttttccttaattttctatctgaaaatttaatgattttttttttttgtatattatatcgtatatctatgtaaaaaaaattttgaagttatTACACTTACATagttataaagatatttctataaatccgttttcgaataaaatttatccatctgaaaatttgtaaagataaatttaaatttcttccttaAACCTATGTGCTTATATATTATCCTGATTGTAAtacaatatagatataatataaatatatactactAGTTGAATCAAATGGAAGTGATATAGTAAAtgaatggagagagagaaagagagggagagagagagagagagaaagtaaaaaatataagattttccGTCCGTGAAGCTCTTTCGGATTCAAACTGATATTCGTGTACGAAAATTGTAAAGAtcgcgagataaaaaaaatgttgattatCGTAGAGAGTTAATagagatataatatacatatattttatgttcttttatagttttatctgttatacatttataatgatttgcCTATGATGAAGCCGATTATTCTATGTACCTCAAAGATTAATAGATGAATTACGGTttacatacaattattttataaaattatcatattatgtatacaagattgtattacaaattatattttatctatgatTATtcaatggtaaaaattttcaaaagggagtgagaatatctttttttaaatttttgtttaaataaaaaaaatataatctggaATGTTCttatttctcttaaatttttcctttctttcctttctttggtCTCAAAGTCTCTGCAAAAATATGTATAGCATGtaacagaaattttatatgtatattcatttgtaataatcaatcatgttttacattaataaaaattttttaaatatttaaaaaagtgcaTGTATAAGTATCATAAtagtaaatgattaaaaattatgattaaaaaatgcaatttaatatctaatattaatgtctaatattattgtattaatattattattaatattattaatatttaatattaatataatttaatggtaTATTGaatgattctttatttaaatttttgagtgagaaaaaatgaaaagaaattgataattgatgaatgaattgatatctatttttttataaattctagaacaatataattcaataaataatttaaagcaatcaattattatgaaaacaattttttaatgaaaaaatatttaacataaaaaatgaaaattgatttatcttttaatgtaaaataaaaaatcttatttaatatttaatattgtaatgaaatataaattcatataaaaaatgtatagaaaattaaatatttttgcattaacatattattatattaaacttcatttatgtaaataaacattacgtatatacatatacgtagaaaaaaaatttttataaataattttgaaaatattttgtaataataataagtaataaataattattatattaaataattgttaaaattcattattaattttaaaaattgtgaaaattatatgaatatacattaaagtatttcataaaatatttttttcatgttttaagAATAacgttcaaatttaaatttcatcatgATGTTAAACATAATCCtagtaatatttcatttcaggGAATGCACAACATGATATCCGACGTTGTCAGAATATAGGAACAAAAATCACTATACAAATATAACTGTCATGTGGACGTGTCAGTTTCAATCTGTTGATACATttggtaaaaaatattttagataaatgaataatacgtATAGCGTTTTTTAAAGTCGTAAAAGtgtaaattcgtaaaaaaactAAGAATGCAATGCCAGCACGTAGACGACACGTTGGCTTGGAGCATGGTGTAGACCATGGTTTCGTGATCACAACCTCAAACAATCCTTGGCAGGGCAATATCATAAGTCAGCAGAGTTCTAATCATGAAAGTGAAGGGTGCGATTTAACACAAAACTCAAAAAAGCAAGCGGACATCGCACCATCGACAATGACGTCCCGCGATAGAACTAATGAATTCATTAACGCCATTCGGATGATGCAAAGCAGAACCGTGGCACGAGCGGTGATTTCGCAAAACCCTCGTCGAGCACGTCAATTGCAGAGTTATTCGAATTTCATGATGATAGCTAAGagtattggaaaaaatatagcgAGCACTTATactaaattagaaaaacttgCTCTGTGTaagatcattattaattatctaatattatttcattttaataaattctaccATTAACAAGTTTCctattaaattcattcatatatttctacttttatttctaataaataatagtttttgataaaaagagatttatatacgtgatacatataaattataaacatgtaaatttaataaatttaattgtatgtatataaaaaaaagatatacttattagatcaattattttagtggcaaaaagaaaatcaatatttaatgatagacAAGTggaaatagaagaattaacaaatatcataaaaacagatttaaaaagtttaaatcatCAAATAGGAAAGTTGCAGGAACTTAGTAAAAAACAAAGAGAAGGATATAGTGCATCTCATAGTCATCACGTGGCTTCACATTCATCTTCAATTGTTATGACATTACAATCAAAACTGGCAAATATgtcaaatcattttaaaagtgTTCTTGAAATGAGATCAGAGGTatgtaaacaaaaaaagataaaaaagatgaaattaattatatattataatccttTTAAAATGCATAGAATATGAGAGAGGAGCAAAGTAGAAGACAACAATTTACTCAAGGTTCTGTATCTACTCTGTTACCTCCAAGTGTTGCTGGAAAACAAGGTTCATTGTTATTGCAAGAagaaacttcttcttcttctgtagttataaatttagattcaGCAATGATGCAAGCAGTTCAGGATGATACTGTAAgttttatagtaaatataataacaatattatttaatattaattataataatattgcttattgtataaatgtacaaatattgtataatatgtacacttttaatatttttaatagtttaaaaataatttaaaaatttaatacataatatatatagataaacaaaaattttaataaatttataaatatgaatgattattatagagaaatattattatatatcataagatataagaaataGTTAAACATTGtattgcatataaaaatttcaattttagaaaaaatagatatatattttgtatagtaagccaaaaatatatatatataacaaaaataaataaatttaaaaataattcattaggATGCATATGTTCAATCAAGAGCAGAAACAATGCAAAGTATAGAATCTACTATTGTTGAACTTGGtggaatttttcaacaattagcACATATGGTTAAAGAACAAGAGGAAATGGTGGAaaggtataaatattttaattatttataaaatttttaatttttattaaatgttgtgcatatatatgtgtatattttatcttatgctcaataattttactaaaaatttgtcttttaatgtttattctatttttttgtattatcttagatatatatagaaaatattaatgaatattttgcatttctataaatactcataaaatttttattaattttcaggaTAGATTCCAATATAGAAGATACAGAAATAAATGTGGAAGCAGCTCATGCAgagatcttaaaatattttcaatctgtAACTAATAACAGGtggttaatgataaaaatattcgcggttcttatatttttctttatattttttgtagtgTTTTtggcataaaataattattacattattattatgcatatttctttatgcaaatttatagTTGACCATCCATATCCATTAATTGTGATATAAGATGATCGAAAAACAagacgaatttttataaaattacaactcattagttatagaataataatataatcattgcaTTCCTTGACCTATTTGTTGAAATGTGAATACTGTAAGTATTACTTATAAAAAGGTCCATCAATGTAGATAAAGAAACTACATTgtttgtaaaatgtaaaaagaaaactatgaataataaatgtataattttcaatgcttggtaatttttgaaacatgtatatataaacaataagtaGGTTTCGTAAAAGATTATGAaacataacataataatataaattacaatttatttcaattttttaaaatcttatataacaattatttaatctaaattcatattacaatttatttcccGTTTGAATGATTTACAAAgacgataattttttcaatttgattaaagaattatata encodes:
- the LOC503505 gene encoding icarapin-like precursor (The RefSeq protein has 1 substitution compared to this genomic sequence), coding for MKTLGVLFIAAWFIACTHSFPGAHDEDSKEERKNVDTVLVLPSIERDQMMAATFDFPSLSFEDSDEGSNWNWNTLLRPNFLDGWYQTLQSAISAHMKKVREQMAGILSRIPEQGVVNWNKIPEGANTTSTTKIIDGHVVAINETTYTDGSDDYSTLIRVRVIDVRPQNETILTTVSSEADSDVTTLPTLIGKNETSTQSSRSVESVEDFDNEIPKNQGDVLTA
- the LOC503505 gene encoding icarapin-like isoform X1; the protein is MKTLGVLFIAAWFIACTHSFPGAHDEDSKEERKNVDTVLVLPSIERDQMMAATFDFPSLSFEDSDEGSNWNWNTLLRPNFLDGWYQTLQTHMKKVREQMAGILSRIPEQGVVNWNKIPEGANTTSTTKIIDGHVVTINETTYTDGSDDYSTLIRVRVIDVRPQNETILTTVSSEADSDVTTLPTLIGKNETSTQSSRSVESVEDFDNEIPKNQGDVLTA
- the LOC552117 gene encoding syntaxin-5; the protein is MPARRRHVGLEHGVDHGFVITTSNNPWQGNIISQQSSNHESEGCDLTQNSKKQADIAPSTMTSRDRTNEFINAIRMMQSRTVARAVISQNPRRARQLQSYSNFMMIAKSIGKNIASTYTKLEKLALLAKRKSIFNDRQVEIEELTNIIKTDLKSLNHQIGKLQELSKKQREGYSASHSHHVASHSSSIVMTLQSKLANMSNHFKSVLEMRSENMREEQSRRQQFTQGSVSTLLPPSVAGKQGSLLLQEETSSSSVVINLDSAMMQAVQDDTDAYVQSRAETMQSIESTIVELGGIFQQLAHMVKEQEEMVERIDSNIEDTEINVEAAHAEILKYFQSVTNNRWLMIKIFAVLIFFFIFFVVFLA